The following coding sequences are from one Daphnia pulex isolate KAP4 chromosome 11, ASM2113471v1 window:
- the LOC124207602 gene encoding histone H4 transcription factor-like, whose product MAHRKAKRPRHDPSLLQDEQLILICDWGGCRQLYQNMELFLSHVADHAGQVVVVTTGEESTITCIWEDCGFETSDDKEILRHIYYHAYHTKIKCLGANLIEKLALQGCQLDPQTRNSVPELSGSLICCWDDCKLEFLNVQQFYWHVHTHSITNDDGERKEKKCLWTNCKSNFSNKFKLRDHLKSHSQERSLACPTCGSLFASRTKLHDHCLRQLPLDANEFRCSECNKLLPTERLLREHVRYHRLVYTCSHCPIDEEGKGRSFPNTHSLATHISYCHSDSRPFSCPEDDCNYSAKSQTDLSKHLEVHANTLWYCCEVSGCEFTARNSATLQKHVRKIHEGNVDPLYECHVCQVRFQASNSLKNHLGNAHQIFPLAGNCRFKYKQGPDGRFRAENGGGPLQPRNSS is encoded by the exons ATGGCGCATAGGAAAGCTAAACGTCCAAGGCATGatccttctcttcttcaagATGAGCAACTTATCCTTATTTGTGACTGGGGAGGTTGTAGGCAGTTATACCAAAATATGGaactttttttgtctcatGTAGCTGATCATGCCGGGCAAGTGGTTGTTGTCACCACAGGTGAAGAATCAACTATTACTTGTATTTGGGAAGACTGTGGATTTGAAACTTCTGATGATAAGGAAATTCTTCGGCACATATACTATCATGCTTATCATACGAAGATTAAATGTTTGGGTGCTAATCTTATTGAAAAACTGGCACTACAAGGATGTCAACTAGATCCTCAAACCAGGAATTCGGTGCCAGAGTTATCAGGATCCCTCATCTGCTGCTGGGATGACTGCAAACTAGAATTCCTCAATGTTCAACAGTTCTATTGGCATGTCCACACACACTCCATAACTAATGATGAtggcgagagaaaagagaagaaatgctTGTGGACAAATTGTAAGAGCaacttttcaaacaaattcaagCTCAGGGATCACCTAAAAAGTCATTCACAAGAAAGATCCTTAGCCTGTCCAACCTGTGGCAGCCTGTTTGCCTCTCGTACCAAACTTCATGACCATTGTTTGAGGCAACTTCCTTTAGATG CCAATGAATTCCGCTGTTCCGAATGCAACAAACTATTACCTACCGAACGTTTGTTGCGAGAGCACGTTCGATATCACCGTCTAGTCTACACATGCTCTCACTGCCCAATTGATGAAGAGGGAAAAGGTCGGAGCTTCCCCAACACCCACTCTTTAGCAACGCATATATCATATTGTCACAGTGATTCTCGACCATTTTCCTGTCCCGAAGACGATTGCAATTACAGTGCGAAATCGCAAACAGATTTGAGCAAACATCTTGAAGTTCACGCAAATACGCTGTGGTACTGTTGCGAA GTGAGTGGGTGCGAGTTCACTGCTCGTAATTCGGCGACACTTCAGAAACATGTGCGCAAAATACACGAAGGAAATGTGGATCCATTGTACGAGTGTCACGTCTGTCAAGTTCGTTTTCAGGCATCTAACTCACTCAAAAATCATTTGGGAAACGCTCACCAAATCTTTCCCCTCGCTGGCAAC